The Takifugu flavidus isolate HTHZ2018 chromosome 16, ASM371156v2, whole genome shotgun sequence genome contains the following window.
TCCACCGTCCGATTCAGGGAGTTTTAGTGTCACTCACTTCTGTCTCTGGATCAGATGTAAACTGGAAGGCCTTCAGGGAAAACCTCAGGGTCCGGTCGGTGCGAGAGACGAAATGAGAAGCCCCCGAGTCGGTCTTGCTGTCCAACAAACAGCTACAGACAACAACAGTGCACCAAAATCCAAATCATGTCTGGTCAGACTGCCCCCATGGCTGCCAACAATACTCACCCAAATTGGTCGATGATAGTGTATTCTTCCTGTGACTGGGAGCCACTGGTAGGTTTAGCATAGCAGCTATTAATGTATACTTTTTCACCAGGTGACAGATCAGCTGAAACCTGGAAATTAATTTTATTTCCTAGCTGATACACCGGGGACAAGACTGGACTGTTCCAGGagccttaaaaaaaatcaaaataaaatccctCAAGGGTCACAGATATTGGAATTTACACGCGCGGAAGTTGGAATTTAGAGAAACCCTGCAGGGATTTATAAACGGACCATCCATCAACTCCATCTGGAATTTATTCAGACTTCCTTTTAGTCTTTTACGCACAACCGCAGTTTTCCAAGTGGGCTGCACGCTCAGCTGGTACACATGGTGGTTCCTGGACACAGTTTTTAATTGCTTTCAAGATGTCTTCACGAAACATTTGCAGGACAAACAAAATTCTTCCCGGGTGATCCTAACCTTGGATAACGGCACTCAATGTCGAGTTGGATCGGGTGCGCTTGGCTCTGGAGACGCTTTGGCGAAGGCTCATAACGGAGTAGGTATTTATAGACCAGATGATCATGGGACGGCTGTCGAGAGCGAGCGGCCGTTTGAACAGGTCGTAAAAGTCAGAACTGTTGAAGCAAAACGTGGGAAGATCTTACCTGGTGGCGCACGACGTCACACGCAACCAGAGGGTAGGTGAAGAGCAGGTCACCGTAGGGCTGGAGAAGGCCGTTGCTTCTGCAGGTGCCCCCTAAGCTCAGCTCATCTGCATCCGCGCCCAGGCCGTAGAAACTGGGTTTGACCCGCAAAACAAAACCGGATGTGGAGCAGGTTACAGAAACGTCAGGTACGTAAGCAAAATCGGACTGGATCTCGGTTCGGCTCTCCCTCGGACTCCCAGCTCCGGGAGAAAACCTGGGACCTTTGGTTCTTCGGCGGAACACTGGAGATTTATGAGGGATCCTGTAAATGGACGAGTAGCCCGTAATTGACAGCTTCTTTGGTTTGGGTATTGGCTCGCCGggtttaaaaagcttttttgtTCGTTTGTTCGGAGATTCGTGCGTGTCTACTGCACAGAGGAGGCCGATTGATAAAACAACCCACAAAATATAGAGATACAAGCTTGTATTCATCGCAACAGACTGATCTCCGTCTTCCTTTCGCTTTAGACGACGCGTAAAACCAGCGTGGCGCCACAGCTGGAGGCAATTAATGTCGCGGATAAACGAGCAGCCAGACGATGACAGAACATTCAGCTTCCTTCTGCTCGATTTTGATTTATCTTTGATTGTCCGCGATAAATATGTTGAGCAATAgcgaataaaataaagatttaggCTGTATTTACGCTTATTTATACACCGCCCTCCTGTTCTGTTTGGATGTATTTTACTCATAATCACTGACGTTCATTTGAATTTAGTTCCTCATACTATTCCAGGACACCTTTTACTATAATGTAATGATTCCTGGCAGTAAATTTCTATTTCtcaaattcaaatttaatatagctctctaaaaaaaaagttcaatttTCAACACTTTAATCGACAGAATTCACTTAGAGacttaaaataacaaacatctGAATTTGTTCTACACAGTTTTTAGACAGTCTAGCAGCAAACCTCATGCCTTGTGCTTCATATGTGCTGTGCAACTTCCAAATGTTTTGCACGGGCAAGAAAATATTGATTCATCATTTTTTCAGCACTCTTCATCAGTAACAACAGcactaataaaataaaacacgtggtcagatgaaaccccctccccccttagTTTGCTTCAATAAATAAGTACACGGAGCACTCTCTTCACATAGGGAAGTGAGAAGATGCCAGTGGACATTGTATATCTTCCATTCTTCTCAAAGCAATGCAGGACAAAGATGATTCTGTCAAAGGTTAGCATCTTTTGACAGACTTCCTGGCACCATGTATGGTTGACGCTAGCCAGTGACCTTCCATTTGCTTTAAAAGTCTCGGTATGAATGTCTCAGCAGAAGTGCATGCATGAACTGTTGGCGTCACTTCTCTTGATCACTAAATGACAGTAattatagaataaattaaataagaTTCATTTCAAGTCATCTGAATTTCCTGTGTGACAGTTCCACAATCGGCAAAATGTGCACAACAGAAATGACTACAGTACGTCTTCAGTATATCAAAACACAGGATGAGGGGACACATGGAATAAACAGAATTGATGACTACCTTTATCCCACGATGCAGGAAAAAAGGATCTGCAAATGACGGAGTGAAGGAGTCATAGATAGAAACGAAGGCAACAGCAGCGGAGTTTCAGTAAACAATGAAGTCATCTTTGGAACAGCAGTGTCTTTGTGTAAGTTCAGAAGATCAGGGCTGGCACTGGTTCGGTTCGGGTCCCtcagtttgcatgttctccccatgCCCTCCCTCCAGGTGCTCTGACTCCCTCCCACTGTCCGAATACATGCATTAAAGGAGTAGGTGGACCTTAGGTGCGAATTTGTGAGTGATTGTTTGCCTGTAATTCTTGGACCTGTGATAAACTCGCGGctgacacccccctccctccctcccttttgcCAGACACACCTGGAGATTAAGGACTTGAAAGTGCACGCGCGGGTTCTGGCCACCAGGGCTCGCTGTGCTCCGTCTGATGCACTGCTGGTTGCGCACGTCCTCCGTAAAAAAAAGTAGTGAATCTCTGGTTCATTCCTTCATATTGTCGGTGTTCAAGTCCCTCAACAATTTGTGCAAACATGCAAAACTGTTCACTACTACACGTGGCTGCCGAGTGCTGAAGATTCAGAGTCTGTGTCAGAGTCCCTGCAATCAAAGAGAACATCCGATTTGGTTCCACCGTCCTAAAACCCCTgggttgttgttattattattattaatattattaaacaTGTTTCTCCCTGTTAACTTACAgcatttcctgcagcagcttctggttGTCCTGCCTCCTCTTCTCATCGATGGGATAAGTCTTCAATATCAAGAGCCCAATAAAAATCAGCACCACTGGCACCAGAGAGACCAGAGTCTTCAGGGTTAAACTGACGGCCTCAGGCTGTAAACAGGCACCAGTCTCATATCCAGCAaatctgggggagggggcaatAAAGATGATGATGGGGAAATCTTtgttggtcacatgactgaggtgttggtgagaaacacaAGTGATGCGTGGCCGCTGCAAACTTACTTTAAACTAAGAGTGGAGATTCCCAGAGATACGCCAGAAGCAAACTtgacaaagaagacaaagaaggaGTAAAAGAGCGCTTCGTGACCATGGACACCTGGGTTCTTCACCTTGAAGTCATCCACGACGTCAGGAAGCATTGACCTGCAAAGCAAGAATTccgagttttttttaaatgtacaaaacACAAACCGCTCCACAGATGCAGATTTACAGGGTGACGCAAC
Protein-coding sequences here:
- the si:ch211-67f13.7 gene encoding uncharacterized protein si:ch211-67f13.7, with protein sequence MSKIHPNRTGGRCINKRKYSLNLYFIRYCSTYLSRTIKDKSKSSRRKLNVLSSSGCSFIRDINCLQLWRHAGFTRRLKRKEDGDQSVAMNTSLYLYILWVVLSIGLLCAVDTHESPNKRTKKLFKPGEPIPKPKKLSITGYSSIYRIPHKSPVFRRRTKGPRFSPGAGSPRESRTEIQSDFAYVPDVSVTCSTSGFVLRVKPSFYGLGADADELSLGGTCRSNGLLQPYGDLLFTYPLVACDVVRHQPSHDHLVYKYLLRYEPSPKRLQSQAHPIQLDIECRYPRNHHVYQLSVQPTWKTAVVRKRLKGSLNKFQMELMDGSWNSPVLSPVYQLGNKINFQVSADLSPGEKVYINSCYAKPTSGSQSQEEYTIIDQFGCLLDSKTDSGASHFVSRTDRTLRFSLKAFQFTSDPETEVSVHCTLFVTSEDPGPAQKSCTYGENGWNALTGDDSICECCDSQCVTSKSRRAMMEGSVNSGSLLVSDQPMVEEEGFLPKSWVSTSKEGEATVIGLTDPLSHDAVQQRADLVFDDEEEEQQPGRDQSVTTQTGLEDLGLEDLEDKNESFSNEFEDDGSGNLLLGEYLGSYEGVGGKELSGEQEKEVAEQMVPAETVRWPEFQPKVSEEIEAPKNESGLKMRNDSEEDDVGEDGKKTWYFWK